DNA sequence from the Pseudomonadota bacterium genome:
GCGCCGACGAGATCGTCAGAGAAATGGCCGGCACCAACAGCGAGACCGCCGGGTTCATGGCCGCGGCCGAGGCCCACGATTGGGACCTCATCCATACCGTCGCCGCCTTCGCCAACCCTTGCGGCAAGGTGACGGACGAGGCCTTTGAGGAACTGGGCGGCCTGATCTTCGACGCGCTCGACGCCAACCGCGATGTCGACGGGGTGCTGCTCGCCCTGCACGGCGCCATGGTGACGGAGACCTATGAGGACGCCGAGACCGAGGTCCTGAAGCGCGTCCGCGCCATCATCGGCACCGATATCCCGATCGCCGTCACCTTCGACCTGCATGCCAATGTCGGACCAGACGTGGCGGACCTCGCCAACATCGTGTGCAGCTACAAGACCTATCCGCATATCGACATGGCCGAACGCGGGCGCCAAGCGGGCGACTTGTTGCAGCGCGCCATGGCAGGCGAGATCAGGCCCAAGACGTTCCTGGCCCGCCGCCCGCTGTTCGAAGGCGCCGATGGCGGACGCACCGATGCCGGACCCATGATCGACCTGCAGGCCAAGGCGCGCGGCTTCGAAGCCGAACCAGGCGTGCTGAACACGTCGATCAACGCGGGTTTCCATCATTCCGATATTTTCGATGTCGGTCCCACCGTTCTGGTTACCGGCGACGGCCAGGATCCGCGCTATCAGGCGATGGCTGAAGAACTGATGGACGACATCTGGGCGCGCCGCGACGAGGTCACGAATGTCTATCTGACGCCCGGCGACGCCGCGGAAACTGCGCGCCAGCACAACTACAGCGGCAAGCCGCTGGTGATCGCCGACTATGCCGACAACCCCGGCGCCGGCGCCTATGGCGATGCGACCAATCTCTTGAAGGCGATGCTGGATGCCGGTCTGCAGAACGCGTGTTTCGGCGCCGTGCGTGACAGCGAGGCGGCCGCCGCTCTGGTCGAGGCCGGAGAAGGCGCGACGGTTACCTTGGACGTCGGCGGCAAGGTCGATCCCAATTTCGGTGGTCCGCCCCTGTCGCTGACCGGCACGGTCGTCCATGCCGGTGACGGCACCTACACCTGCGACGGGCCGATGTGGGCCGGCATGACCAAACACTTTGGTCCGAGCGCCGTGCTGCGCGTTGGCGGAGTCGATGTCCTGGTCGTCAGCAACCTCATGCAGATCACCGACCTACAGCAATTCTTGTCGAACGGCATCGATCCGCGCGAGAAACGCACGGTGGCGCTGAAATCCATGCAACACTTCCGCGCCGCCTATGAACCGATGGCCGACAAGGTCATCGTCTGCGATTCCGGCGCGCTTGCCTCGCCCGATTCCAGCAAGCTGACGTTCAAGAACATCCGCCGCCCGCTCTATCCCTTCGACGCGATCGAGTCCTAGGCGCCGCATGTCCCGCACACGCATCAATCCAGATCACTATTGGACGCCTGAGATCGCAAAGATCATCGAACAGGCGTGCGATGCCGGTCTTCTGACCCTGATGAGCGACGCCGATCGCGACGCGACCCGGATGCGTCTTCTGAAGTCGGTCAAACCGGACCAAACGGTCTGGGTGTTCGGCTACGGCTCCTTGATGTGGAACCCGGATTTTCCAGTCGCCGAGACCCGCGCGGCATTGGTCCGCGGCTGGCACCGGCGTTTCTGCCTGTGGACCGTGCTGGGTCGCGGCACGCCGGACCGGCCCGGCCTGATGCTGGGCCTGGAGCCCGGCGGCTCATGCCGCGGCATGGCGTTGGCCATCGCGCCGGAGAACGTGGAACAGGCGACCGACCGGGTGTGGCGACGCGAGATGCTGTCCAACGCCTACATTCCGCGCTGGGTCGAGGCGGAGACCCATGAGGGCACGGTCCAGACCATTGCCTTCACCATCAATCCTAAGATGGAGCGTTACGCCGGGCGTCTGGACGACGAGGATGTCGCCCGTCACATTGCGCTGGCCGAAGGGCCCGCTGGACCATGCATCGACTACCTGATCAAGACCGTGGCATCGCTCGACAAGATCGGCCACCGGCGCGGTCCCATGCACGATCTGTTGAACCGCGCCTGGGAACTGCGCGGCTAGTTGCGCCCTTGCGTCACAGCCAGCCCTTGCGCTTGAACCACAGGTAGGGAAGCACGGCCGAGACCACCATCAGCAGAAGCGCGAAGGGATAACCAAAGTCCCAGTCGAGCTCGGGCATGACCTCGAAGTTCATGCCGTAGATCGACGCGATCACCGTTGGCGGCAGCAGGACGACCGCGGCGACCGAGAAGATCTTGATGATGCCGGTCTGCTCGATGTTGATCATGCCCAGCGTCGCATCGAGCAGGAAATTCGTCTTGTTGGCCAGAAACGTGGCGTGATCGGCGAGCGAGGTGACGTCGCGGTGCAGGGTCTTGAACCGCTCGCGCCCGACATGCTTGCCGCGTATCTGCGGATTGTTGATCACATACAGCAACAGGCGGGCAATACTCACCAAGCTCTCGCGAACCCGCGCCGTCATATCGCCGGCCTGTCCGATGCGCCGGATCAGATCGTCGAAGTCATGGCTTTCCGGCTTGCCTTCGCTGTCGTAGTGAAAGATGTCCTGTGAAATGGTCTCGATGTTGGTGCCCTGGCGTTCCAGAACATCGGCCAGGCGATCGATAACCGCGTCCAGCAGGGTCATCAGGATCGACTCGCCGGTCAAGCTCGCCGCGTGCAGCCGCGCGAGACGATCGGCCACGACGACAAACGGTTTGGGATCCTCATAACGGATGGTGACGAGACGGTGATTGACCAGCATGAACGTGATGGCGCTGCTGCTGACATCGCTTGTGTCGGCACCGCTGATGACCGTGGCGGTGAGGTAGAGAACGCCGTCTTCGTCGCGCAGGCGGCTTGAGACCTCGATTTCCTCCATCTCGTCACGCGTGGGAACCGGCGCATCGACGGCGGCGGCAACCGTGTCGCGTTCGTCGGGCGTCGGATTGTGCAGATCGAACCAGATCGGGTTTTCCGACACGATGGAGCCGCCGGAAGAGTCGGTCACCCGGAGCGTTTCATCGTCGACGGCATAGAACTTCAACATCTGCGATCCCTTCATGCACGACCGAACGCATTATCCAACAGCCATTCTTATGGGAAAAGCAGCATGAATGGCTCAACCCGAAGCGAATTTCGATATTTTGCCGCAAACCGCCAACAGCGAATCGACCTCCATTGGCGATCCAGTTGGCGCCGGATCGGACCGTTTCCCGGCCAATCGACGGCTTCGCTGTTTGATCGCGCGTCGTCGTCACGCCATCATCGCCGACCATCTCAAAGGAAACCGACACCATGGTATCAAGGCCTAGGCGATCAAAGATCAACGTCGACGACGTCGCGGCGGCCGAAAAGCTCGCCGGTGTCCGTTACCGGCCAAGCGAACGCGACCAGCTCGCCCGCACCTTCGATGTGCAACTCAACCGCACCCTGGCGCAACGTCAGGTCGACCTGGGCAACGCGCTCAACCCGGCCTGCACGTTCGACCCACTATTGCCCGGAACACCGGTTCCCGAACGCGCGCGCTTTCGCCGCTCGACTCTTCGCGCCGGCAAGCTACCGTCTGATGAGACCGATATCGCATACGCCCCGGTCACCATGCTTGGTCAATGGCTGGCCCGCGGTCATATCAGCAGCGTCGACCTGACCGGGCTGTACCTGGACCGGCTCAAGCGTTTCGACCGGCGGCTGCAGGCTGTCGTCACGCTCATGGAAGAAAGTGCGCTCGCCCAGGCGCGCCATGCCGACCGCGAGCTCGCCAAGGGTAAGCGGCGCGGTCCCCTGCACGGTATTCCCTGGGGCGCGAAGGATCTTCTGGATACGCGCGGCGTCGCGACGACCTGGGGGGCGCCACCCTATGTCGACCGCCGCCCAACCGAGGACGCGGCCGTGGTGCGCCTGCTGCACGAGGCGGGCGCGGTCTTGGTCGCCAAGCTCTCTCTGGGCGCGCTGGCCTATGGCGATGTCTGGCATGGCGGGCGAACCCGCAACCCTTGGAACCTGGACGAAGGCTCGTCCGGCTCCAGCGCCGGCTCGGGCGCTACGGTCGCCGCCGGTTGTGTCGGTTTTGCCATCGGCTCGGAGACCTTGGGCTCGATCATCAGTCCGGCGGACCGTTGCGGCACCGTCGGCTTGCGCCCGACCTTCGGACGTGTGCCGCGCACAGGCGCCATGGCGCTGTGCTGGTCGCTCGACAAGCTGGGGCCCCTGACCCGCGGCGTCGAGGATACCGCACTGATCCTAAAGGCCCTTAACGGTCACGACGCCGACGATCCCGGGTCGGCCGACATCCCGTTGAACTTCGACGGTCAGGCTTCGGTCGACGGCGCGGTGATCGGCTACGACCCCGATTGGCTTGAACCGCCGATCGGAACCGACGCCGACCGGGCCGCCCTTCGGGCGCTGAAACGCGCGGGGTGCAAGGTCAAAAAGATCAAGCTGCCGGCGCTGCCTTACGATTCCCTCGAGACCATCCTGTTCGCCGAATCAGCGGCCGCGTTCGAGGACCTGACGCTGTCGGGCGGGGATCGCCAATTGCCGGAGCAGACGGATATCTCGTGGCCCAACGAGTTTCGCAAGGCGCGCTTCATCTCCGCCGTCGATTTCCTCCAGGCCGACCGCCTGCGCCGGCTGACCATGGAGGCGATGGCCGATGTCTATGACGAGGTCGACGCGCTGCTGTCGCCACCGGAAGGCACGCCGCTCTTGACCATCACCAACTGCACGGGCCATCCGGCGATCGCCGTGCCGTCCGGTTTCGCGCCCAGGGTCAATGACAGCTACGCACCTTCCGCCAACCCGTCGAAAGCGGCCCGCGACCTGCCACACTGCTCGGTGTTGTGGGGCAAGCTCTACGATGACGGACGTTTGATCGAGCTCGCCATGGCGATGGAACGGCAATTGGATCTGGGCGTCCCGCGCCCGCCGAAGTTCTCTTGAGGCAGGAGGCGCGGTCGTGACGACCCAATCACTGACCGGCGGCTGTCAATGCGGCACCATACGCTATGAGGTCAACCGATCGATGAAGCAGGTCGTGCACTGCCATTGCTCCTTGTGCCGCAAGACCCATGGCGCTCTCTTCGCCAGTGCCGGCATCGTGCCATTGAACGCCTTCACGCTGGTCAGCGGCGAGGCGGACCTGGTTGACTTCGAAAGCACACCCGGCACACATCGGCAGTTCTGCCGCGTCTGCGGATGCCAGCTTTTCACCAGGGTCGACAACTGGCCCGACGAGTTCTTCATCAATCTCGGCTCGCTCGATGCCGGCCAATCGCCCGGGCACGCGCCTGACAAGGAGCGGCATATCTTTTGGGAATCGCGCGTCGACTGGTACGACCCAGGCGACGACTTGCCTAAACACACCGGTTACGGAGAGGGCTGAGCGATGGCCGACGTCAAACCGTTGACCGGCGGCTGCCTGTGCGGTGCGGTGCGTTTCGAGGTGCACGCACTAGCCAGCGATGTCTACCACTGCCACTGTTCCATCTGCCGCAAACTGCAGGGCGCGTTGATGCCGACCTATGTGGTCGTGCCGCGCGACGCGTTCGTCGTGACCCATGGCGCAGACAACGTGACGCGCTATGACAGCTCGGAACGCATTCACAGGTTCTTCTGCTCGACCTGCGGCGCGCGGGTCTACGAACACAACACCGAGCAACCGGGCGACATCTGGTATGCCGCGGGCAGCCTGGACGATGGCGCCGATCCGCGCACCAAGGACGCCAACTTCCGGCATATCTTCTGGGAATCGCGTAACGGTTGGTACGAACCGATGGACACGCTGCCGAAGGTCATCGAGTTCGACGACGGCTGACACAACCTCGAACTAACCGGGAGAGTTCAGACGGAGACGTCGTTAACGCTTGAAGGTGGCTGCCAGTGCGGCACCGTGCGCTATGACGTCCGGGCACCGACAACGGACGTCTATCATTGCCACTGTTCGATGTGCCGCAAAATCCATGGCGCGGCGTTCGCCACCCTTGCGATCGCGCCCATCAAATCCGTGGTCT
Encoded proteins:
- a CDS encoding gamma-glutamylcyclotransferase translates to MSRTRINPDHYWTPEIAKIIEQACDAGLLTLMSDADRDATRMRLLKSVKPDQTVWVFGYGSLMWNPDFPVAETRAALVRGWHRRFCLWTVLGRGTPDRPGLMLGLEPGGSCRGMALAIAPENVEQATDRVWRREMLSNAYIPRWVEAETHEGTVQTIAFTINPKMERYAGRLDDEDVARHIALAEGPAGPCIDYLIKTVASLDKIGHRRGPMHDLLNRAWELRG
- a CDS encoding magnesium transporter CorA family protein, with the translated sequence MLKFYAVDDETLRVTDSSGGSIVSENPIWFDLHNPTPDERDTVAAAVDAPVPTRDEMEEIEVSSRLRDEDGVLYLTATVISGADTSDVSSSAITFMLVNHRLVTIRYEDPKPFVVVADRLARLHAASLTGESILMTLLDAVIDRLADVLERQGTNIETISQDIFHYDSEGKPESHDFDDLIRRIGQAGDMTARVRESLVSIARLLLYVINNPQIRGKHVGRERFKTLHRDVTSLADHATFLANKTNFLLDATLGMINIEQTGIIKIFSVAAVVLLPPTVIASIYGMNFEVMPELDWDFGYPFALLLMVVSAVLPYLWFKRKGWL
- a CDS encoding M81 family metallopeptidase; this encodes MTFRVLCGQLMHETNTFSVQPADIPAFDKMFCFRGADEIVREMAGTNSETAGFMAAAEAHDWDLIHTVAAFANPCGKVTDEAFEELGGLIFDALDANRDVDGVLLALHGAMVTETYEDAETEVLKRVRAIIGTDIPIAVTFDLHANVGPDVADLANIVCSYKTYPHIDMAERGRQAGDLLQRAMAGEIRPKTFLARRPLFEGADGGRTDAGPMIDLQAKARGFEAEPGVLNTSINAGFHHSDIFDVGPTVLVTGDGQDPRYQAMAEELMDDIWARRDEVTNVYLTPGDAAETARQHNYSGKPLVIADYADNPGAGAYGDATNLLKAMLDAGLQNACFGAVRDSEAAAALVEAGEGATVTLDVGGKVDPNFGGPPLSLTGTVVHAGDGTYTCDGPMWAGMTKHFGPSAVLRVGGVDVLVVSNLMQITDLQQFLSNGIDPREKRTVALKSMQHFRAAYEPMADKVIVCDSGALASPDSSKLTFKNIRRPLYPFDAIES
- a CDS encoding GFA family protein, whose amino-acid sequence is MADVKPLTGGCLCGAVRFEVHALASDVYHCHCSICRKLQGALMPTYVVVPRDAFVVTHGADNVTRYDSSERIHRFFCSTCGARVYEHNTEQPGDIWYAAGSLDDGADPRTKDANFRHIFWESRNGWYEPMDTLPKVIEFDDG
- a CDS encoding amidase — its product is MVSRPRRSKINVDDVAAAEKLAGVRYRPSERDQLARTFDVQLNRTLAQRQVDLGNALNPACTFDPLLPGTPVPERARFRRSTLRAGKLPSDETDIAYAPVTMLGQWLARGHISSVDLTGLYLDRLKRFDRRLQAVVTLMEESALAQARHADRELAKGKRRGPLHGIPWGAKDLLDTRGVATTWGAPPYVDRRPTEDAAVVRLLHEAGAVLVAKLSLGALAYGDVWHGGRTRNPWNLDEGSSGSSAGSGATVAAGCVGFAIGSETLGSIISPADRCGTVGLRPTFGRVPRTGAMALCWSLDKLGPLTRGVEDTALILKALNGHDADDPGSADIPLNFDGQASVDGAVIGYDPDWLEPPIGTDADRAALRALKRAGCKVKKIKLPALPYDSLETILFAESAAAFEDLTLSGGDRQLPEQTDISWPNEFRKARFISAVDFLQADRLRRLTMEAMADVYDEVDALLSPPEGTPLLTITNCTGHPAIAVPSGFAPRVNDSYAPSANPSKAARDLPHCSVLWGKLYDDGRLIELAMAMERQLDLGVPRPPKFS
- a CDS encoding GFA family protein; amino-acid sequence: MTTQSLTGGCQCGTIRYEVNRSMKQVVHCHCSLCRKTHGALFASAGIVPLNAFTLVSGEADLVDFESTPGTHRQFCRVCGCQLFTRVDNWPDEFFINLGSLDAGQSPGHAPDKERHIFWESRVDWYDPGDDLPKHTGYGEG